The following proteins come from a genomic window of Parambassis ranga chromosome 4, fParRan2.1, whole genome shotgun sequence:
- the angptl1a gene encoding angiopoietin-related protein 1a isoform X1 produces MKDPMNGMGPGAGLEGVPAVHISSQPAAMSGLMWSLCALLCLSFWEGSYCKSSREAQRTKLPSLHRSKRAPLDPDAKKCSYTFLVPEQRITGPICASTTGPEPDKDRVTRMDIADVREVLNKQRREIETLQLVVDVDGNLVNEMKLLRKESRNMNSRVTQLYMQLLHEIIRKRDNSLELAQLENRVLNVTSEMIRLASRYKELEARFATMAGVVNNQSILISALEEQCLRTLGRGELPAVPPLVQVVPQNIPVNSRFTNEIQRDNNNRAFPRGSRMDSPTANPFGIDPPPPQGTLTSEGPFKDCYQVRQAGHTTSGIYLLKTDKNDRLIQAWCEHGLDNGGWTVLQRRRDGSVNFFRNWENYKKGFGNIDGEHWLGLDNIYNLAKQGDYKLLIELEDWTGKKVYAEYSSVHLESESEGYRLRLGTYQGNAGDSFSSNNGKQFTTLDRDKDAFSGNCAHFHKGGWWYNACGQTNLNGVWYSGGVYRSKFQDGIFWADYGGGFYSLKSVRLMIRPID; encoded by the exons ATGAAGGATCCCATGAATGGCATGGGACCTGGAGCAG GTTTGGAGGGAGTACCAGCTGTCCATATATCCAGCCAGCCAGCTGCAATGTCGGGGCTGATGTGGAGCCTGTGTGCCCTGCTCTGCCTTTCCTTCTGGGAAGGAAGTTACTGCAAGAGTTCCAGGGAAGCACAGAGGACCAAACTGCCTTCCCTCCACAGGAGTAAAAGAGCTCCCCTGGATCCTGATGCCAAAAAGTGTTCCTATACCTTCTTAGTACCAGAGCAGAGAATTACAG GTCCAATCTGTGCCAGCACCACAGGCCCTGAGCCTGACAAGGACAGAGTGACCCGTATGGACATAGCAGATGTGCGGGAGGTGCTCAACAAACAGCGGCGTGAGATTGAGACATTGCAGCTGGTCGTAGATGTGGATGGTAACTTAGTGAATGAGATGAAGCTGCTGCGGAAAGAGAGCAGAAACATGAACTCCAGGGTGACCCAACTCTATATGCAGCTGCTGCATGAGATCATCAGAAAAAGAGATAACTCTTTGGAGCTGGCGCAGCTGGAGAACCGTGTCCTCAACGTGACCTCAGAGATGATACGTCTGGCTTCAAGGTACAAGGAACTGGAGGCCCGATTTGCCACAATGGCTGGAGTGGTCAACAACCAGTCCATTCTCATCTCTGCACTGGAGGAGCAGTGTTTGAGGACGCTGGGACGCGGTGAGCTTCCCGCAGTCCCCCCATTGGTGCAGGTGGTACCACAGAATATACCAGTTAACAGCCGTTTCACCAATGAAATACAGAGGGACAACAACAACCGGGCCTTCCCTCGAGGATCACGCATGGATTCACCTACTGCAAACCCTTTTGGGATTGATCCTCCACCACCGCAGGGAACACTGACCTCTGAGG GTCCCTTCAAAGACTGTTACCAGGTGCGACAGGCTGGCCACACTACTAGTGGGATCTACCTACTTAAGACAGACAAAAATGACCGACTGATCCAAGCCTGGTGTGAGCATGGTCTTGACAATGGAGGATGGAcagtgctgcagaggaggagggacggCTCTGTTAATTTCTTTAGGAACTGGGAGAACTACAAg AAAGGCTTTGGCAACATAGATGGTGAACACTGGCTTGGGCTGGACAACATCTACAACTTGGCAAAACAGGGCGACTATAAGCTGTTAATAGAGCTGGAGGACTGGACAGGGAAGAAGGTGTATGCCGAGTACAGCAGCGTCCACCTGGAGTCAGAAAGCGAGGGTTACCGCCTGAGGCTCGGCACCTACCAGGGCAATGCGGGCGACTCCTTTAGTAGTAACAACGGCAAACAGTTTACCACACTGGATCGTGACAAGGATGCCTTTTCAG GTAACTGTGCCCATTTCCATAAGGGTGGTTGGTGGTACAATGCTTGTGGTCAGACCAATCTGAATGGTGTATGGTACAGTGGCGGAGTTTACCGCAGCAAATTTCAGGATGGAATCTTCTGGGCAGACTATGGAGGTGGTTTCTACTCCCTCAAGTCAGTCCGCCTCATGATCCGACCGATCGACTGA
- the angptl1a gene encoding angiopoietin-related protein 1a isoform X2, with translation MSGLMWSLCALLCLSFWEGSYCKSSREAQRTKLPSLHRSKRAPLDPDAKKCSYTFLVPEQRITGPICASTTGPEPDKDRVTRMDIADVREVLNKQRREIETLQLVVDVDGNLVNEMKLLRKESRNMNSRVTQLYMQLLHEIIRKRDNSLELAQLENRVLNVTSEMIRLASRYKELEARFATMAGVVNNQSILISALEEQCLRTLGRGELPAVPPLVQVVPQNIPVNSRFTNEIQRDNNNRAFPRGSRMDSPTANPFGIDPPPPQGTLTSEGPFKDCYQVRQAGHTTSGIYLLKTDKNDRLIQAWCEHGLDNGGWTVLQRRRDGSVNFFRNWENYKKGFGNIDGEHWLGLDNIYNLAKQGDYKLLIELEDWTGKKVYAEYSSVHLESESEGYRLRLGTYQGNAGDSFSSNNGKQFTTLDRDKDAFSGNCAHFHKGGWWYNACGQTNLNGVWYSGGVYRSKFQDGIFWADYGGGFYSLKSVRLMIRPID, from the exons ATGTCGGGGCTGATGTGGAGCCTGTGTGCCCTGCTCTGCCTTTCCTTCTGGGAAGGAAGTTACTGCAAGAGTTCCAGGGAAGCACAGAGGACCAAACTGCCTTCCCTCCACAGGAGTAAAAGAGCTCCCCTGGATCCTGATGCCAAAAAGTGTTCCTATACCTTCTTAGTACCAGAGCAGAGAATTACAG GTCCAATCTGTGCCAGCACCACAGGCCCTGAGCCTGACAAGGACAGAGTGACCCGTATGGACATAGCAGATGTGCGGGAGGTGCTCAACAAACAGCGGCGTGAGATTGAGACATTGCAGCTGGTCGTAGATGTGGATGGTAACTTAGTGAATGAGATGAAGCTGCTGCGGAAAGAGAGCAGAAACATGAACTCCAGGGTGACCCAACTCTATATGCAGCTGCTGCATGAGATCATCAGAAAAAGAGATAACTCTTTGGAGCTGGCGCAGCTGGAGAACCGTGTCCTCAACGTGACCTCAGAGATGATACGTCTGGCTTCAAGGTACAAGGAACTGGAGGCCCGATTTGCCACAATGGCTGGAGTGGTCAACAACCAGTCCATTCTCATCTCTGCACTGGAGGAGCAGTGTTTGAGGACGCTGGGACGCGGTGAGCTTCCCGCAGTCCCCCCATTGGTGCAGGTGGTACCACAGAATATACCAGTTAACAGCCGTTTCACCAATGAAATACAGAGGGACAACAACAACCGGGCCTTCCCTCGAGGATCACGCATGGATTCACCTACTGCAAACCCTTTTGGGATTGATCCTCCACCACCGCAGGGAACACTGACCTCTGAGG GTCCCTTCAAAGACTGTTACCAGGTGCGACAGGCTGGCCACACTACTAGTGGGATCTACCTACTTAAGACAGACAAAAATGACCGACTGATCCAAGCCTGGTGTGAGCATGGTCTTGACAATGGAGGATGGAcagtgctgcagaggaggagggacggCTCTGTTAATTTCTTTAGGAACTGGGAGAACTACAAg AAAGGCTTTGGCAACATAGATGGTGAACACTGGCTTGGGCTGGACAACATCTACAACTTGGCAAAACAGGGCGACTATAAGCTGTTAATAGAGCTGGAGGACTGGACAGGGAAGAAGGTGTATGCCGAGTACAGCAGCGTCCACCTGGAGTCAGAAAGCGAGGGTTACCGCCTGAGGCTCGGCACCTACCAGGGCAATGCGGGCGACTCCTTTAGTAGTAACAACGGCAAACAGTTTACCACACTGGATCGTGACAAGGATGCCTTTTCAG GTAACTGTGCCCATTTCCATAAGGGTGGTTGGTGGTACAATGCTTGTGGTCAGACCAATCTGAATGGTGTATGGTACAGTGGCGGAGTTTACCGCAGCAAATTTCAGGATGGAATCTTCTGGGCAGACTATGGAGGTGGTTTCTACTCCCTCAAGTCAGTCCGCCTCATGATCCGACCGATCGACTGA